One region of Qipengyuania gaetbuli genomic DNA includes:
- a CDS encoding thiamine pyrophosphate-binding protein yields the protein MTTRPTPAAAKLLVDCLIEQGCERIFTVPGESFLQVLDALAGQDSIDLVTCRQEGGVAMMACADGAMTGRPGVAFVTRGPGATNASIGVHVAMQDSQPMIMFVGDVDSGMRDREGFQEVDFAAFFGPVAKWATRIDSADRIPEYVARAYATAISGRPGPVVLALPEDMLSHETSARPRKRVERPAQAPCPDAMQAMMDLIADAAAPVAIIGGAGWNAKAREHFQLFAERIGIPVATAFRRQDAISPSSRVYAGALGYGPNPKLVERVKNADLILAVGARLGEATTDGYTVPPLIAEDRKLVHVHPDPNELNRVYPADLAICAEMDEFAESAALWDDGSVIDFDAGAEANAEWQAWATAKPGDYALDMASCVQFMRDTLPADSIICNGAGNFAGWWHRYWRYEGYPSQLAPTCGAMGYGVPAAVAAALRHKDCTVVAVAGDGDFLMNGQELATVVQHGADLLVIVVDNGAYGTIRMHQEREFPGDERISGTRLANPDFAALASAYGGWSARAETTQEFKDALVAAQGRNGLRLIHCVIEVEQLAASGATVSGLRNR from the coding sequence ATGACCACGCGCCCCACCCCCGCCGCAGCCAAGCTGCTCGTCGACTGCCTGATCGAACAGGGGTGCGAGCGTATCTTCACCGTGCCCGGCGAAAGCTTCCTGCAGGTGCTCGATGCGCTGGCAGGGCAGGATTCCATCGATCTCGTGACCTGCCGCCAGGAAGGCGGGGTCGCGATGATGGCGTGCGCCGACGGAGCGATGACCGGCAGGCCCGGCGTCGCTTTCGTGACCCGCGGCCCGGGGGCGACCAATGCCAGCATCGGCGTCCATGTCGCCATGCAGGATTCGCAGCCGATGATCATGTTCGTGGGCGATGTCGATTCGGGCATGCGCGACCGCGAAGGCTTCCAGGAAGTCGACTTTGCCGCCTTCTTCGGCCCTGTCGCCAAATGGGCCACGCGGATCGATTCGGCCGATCGCATCCCCGAGTACGTCGCGCGCGCCTACGCCACGGCTATCTCCGGACGTCCCGGCCCGGTCGTGCTTGCCTTGCCGGAAGACATGCTGAGCCACGAGACCTCTGCCCGTCCGCGAAAGCGGGTCGAGCGTCCGGCACAGGCCCCCTGCCCCGACGCCATGCAGGCAATGATGGACCTTATCGCCGATGCCGCAGCGCCCGTTGCCATCATCGGCGGCGCAGGCTGGAACGCCAAGGCGCGCGAGCATTTCCAGCTCTTTGCCGAACGGATCGGCATCCCGGTCGCCACCGCCTTCCGCCGGCAGGACGCGATATCGCCCTCAAGCCGCGTTTATGCCGGCGCGCTGGGTTACGGCCCCAACCCCAAGCTTGTCGAACGGGTGAAGAATGCCGACCTGATCCTGGCGGTGGGCGCCCGCCTCGGCGAAGCGACCACCGATGGCTATACGGTCCCGCCGCTGATCGCCGAGGATCGCAAGCTGGTGCACGTGCATCCCGATCCCAACGAGCTTAATCGCGTCTACCCCGCCGATCTCGCCATTTGTGCCGAGATGGACGAGTTCGCGGAAAGTGCAGCGCTGTGGGACGATGGCTCCGTCATCGACTTCGACGCCGGTGCCGAGGCGAATGCCGAATGGCAGGCCTGGGCGACCGCGAAGCCGGGCGACTATGCGCTCGACATGGCGTCCTGCGTGCAATTCATGCGCGACACGCTTCCTGCCGACAGCATCATCTGCAACGGCGCCGGCAATTTCGCTGGCTGGTGGCACCGCTACTGGCGGTACGAAGGCTATCCCAGCCAGCTCGCACCGACCTGCGGCGCGATGGGTTACGGCGTGCCTGCCGCAGTTGCGGCCGCACTACGCCACAAGGACTGCACGGTCGTGGCTGTTGCTGGAGACGGGGACTTCCTGATGAACGGCCAGGAACTCGCCACGGTCGTGCAACACGGAGCCGATCTCCTCGTGATCGTGGTCGACAACGGCGCCTACGGCACGATCCGCATGCACCAGGAACGCGAATTTCCAGGGGACGAGCGGATCAGCGGCACGCGCCTCGCCAACCCCGATTTCGCGGCGCTTGCCTCGGCCTATGGCGGTTGGTCCGCCCGCGCCGAAACCACGCAGGAGTTCAAGGATGCGCTCGTAGCCGCACAGGGCCGAAACGGCCTGCGACTGATCCATTGCGTAATCGAGGTCGAACAGCTTGCCGCCAGCGGCGCAACCGTCAGCGGACTACGCAATCGCTGA
- a CDS encoding CsbD family protein: protein MGELTEKIKGNANELSGNTKQAIAEMTDNERLEREGERQERKGEAQQFVGEVEGKLGNDI from the coding sequence ATGGGCGAGCTTACCGAAAAGATCAAAGGCAATGCCAACGAACTGAGTGGCAACACCAAGCAAGCGATCGCCGAAATGACAGATAACGAGCGGCTCGAGCGCGAAGGCGAACGTCAGGAGCGCAAAGGGGAAGCCCAGCAGTTCGTCGGGGAAGTCGAAGGAAAGCTCGGAAACGACATCTGA
- a CDS encoding EVE domain-containing protein: protein MARYWLMKSEPFKYSWDDLVAEGEGTWDGVRNHRAKNNLAAMEVGDQAFFYHSREGLEIVGICEVSVAGITDPTDPEGKWAAVKVKPKTKLPHAVTLKQIKAEPQLENCELVKLSRLSVAEITPDEWSVICSMAGI from the coding sequence ATGGCCCGCTACTGGCTGATGAAGTCCGAACCGTTCAAATACAGCTGGGACGATCTCGTCGCGGAAGGCGAGGGAACCTGGGACGGCGTGCGCAATCACCGGGCCAAGAACAACCTTGCCGCAATGGAGGTAGGCGATCAGGCCTTCTTCTACCATTCGCGCGAAGGGCTCGAGATCGTCGGCATTTGCGAAGTCAGCGTGGCGGGAATCACGGATCCGACCGATCCCGAAGGCAAGTGGGCGGCGGTCAAGGTGAAGCCCAAGACCAAGTTGCCGCATGCCGTCACGCTCAAGCAGATCAAGGCCGAACCCCAGCTCGAAAATTGCGAGCTGGTGAAGCTGTCTCGCCTATCGGTGGCGGAGATCACCCCCGATGAATGGTCTGTCATTTGCTCGATGGCGGGTATTTGA
- a CDS encoding putative bifunctional diguanylate cyclase/phosphodiesterase, with amino-acid sequence MRLPKAPHDLLTRGIAFAAMILFVGTAGVALPNVFKTWTGSAGGPDIILTNALILNIALILLGWHRYKALNTELVARRKSEQEARRLAEIDDLTGCLNRRSFADRLAVLLKTECSDERALAAIAVDLDNFKQVNDLNGHMAGDAVLRATAQRIERTLPAGGVLARIGGDEFLCVVPYYVNVSDRIEHLATRMIEAVATSVSHEGVSLDVTVSIGIASSIHLDKDLAADSAAQDLMHKADIAMYHAKKQGKNRYYWFEAPMENELRFRNKLEAGIRAGIANGEFVPYYEQQVDLETDQLVGFEMLARWESPELGVVGPDIFIPIAEEIGAIGELSENLIAQAFEDAKEWDPELTLSVNISPVQMRDPWFAQKILKLLVAHRFPPNRLDIEITETCLHENVGMVRSMITSLRNQGVHVSLDDFGTGYSSLSQLRSLPFDRLKIDRSFIGELRQQENGDALVNAIIAMSDGLKLPITAEGIENETILEALKRLGKMKGQGYHYGRPEPADKVRERLADHGLLAGPSEQVVDLAEQREKRSGKSSVDQRAG; translated from the coding sequence GTGCGGCTGCCGAAAGCTCCGCATGACCTGCTGACGCGCGGCATCGCCTTTGCCGCGATGATCCTGTTCGTCGGCACTGCAGGGGTTGCCCTGCCCAATGTTTTCAAGACCTGGACCGGAAGCGCAGGCGGACCGGACATCATCCTGACCAATGCGCTGATCCTCAACATCGCGCTGATCTTGCTGGGCTGGCACCGCTACAAGGCGCTGAACACCGAACTGGTCGCACGCCGCAAGTCTGAACAGGAAGCGCGTCGCCTTGCAGAAATCGACGATCTTACCGGCTGCCTCAACCGGCGCAGTTTCGCGGACCGTCTCGCGGTCCTGCTCAAGACCGAATGCAGCGACGAAAGGGCACTGGCTGCCATCGCGGTCGACCTCGACAACTTCAAGCAGGTGAACGACCTCAACGGACACATGGCGGGCGATGCCGTCCTGCGTGCCACGGCGCAGCGGATCGAGCGCACCTTGCCGGCAGGCGGCGTCCTCGCTCGTATCGGCGGCGACGAATTCCTCTGTGTCGTTCCGTACTACGTGAATGTGTCGGACCGGATCGAGCACCTCGCGACCCGCATGATCGAAGCCGTGGCGACATCGGTCTCGCACGAGGGCGTATCGCTCGACGTGACGGTGTCCATCGGCATCGCCAGCTCTATCCACCTGGACAAGGATCTGGCTGCTGACAGTGCGGCCCAGGACTTGATGCACAAGGCGGATATCGCCATGTATCACGCCAAGAAGCAGGGCAAGAACCGCTACTACTGGTTCGAAGCGCCGATGGAAAACGAACTGCGTTTCCGCAACAAGCTGGAAGCCGGCATCCGCGCAGGCATCGCAAACGGCGAATTCGTCCCCTACTACGAACAGCAGGTCGATCTTGAGACCGACCAGCTGGTCGGCTTCGAGATGCTGGCCCGCTGGGAATCGCCCGAACTGGGCGTGGTCGGCCCCGACATCTTCATCCCGATCGCCGAGGAAATCGGTGCCATCGGCGAACTGTCCGAAAACCTCATCGCCCAGGCCTTCGAAGATGCGAAGGAATGGGACCCGGAACTGACCCTGTCGGTCAACATCTCGCCCGTGCAGATGCGCGATCCTTGGTTCGCCCAGAAAATCCTCAAGCTGCTGGTGGCGCACCGTTTCCCGCCCAACCGGCTCGACATCGAGATCACCGAAACCTGCCTGCACGAAAATGTCGGCATGGTCCGGTCGATGATTACCAGCCTGCGCAACCAGGGCGTGCATGTCAGCCTCGACGATTTCGGGACGGGCTATTCCAGCCTCTCGCAGCTGCGCAGCCTGCCGTTCGACCGGCTCAAGATCGACCGCAGCTTCATCGGCGAACTGCGCCAGCAGGAAAATGGCGATGCGCTGGTCAATGCGATCATTGCCATGAGCGATGGCCTGAAACTGCCGATCACCGCCGAAGGGATCGAGAACGAAACCATCCTCGAGGCCCTGAAGCGCCTCGGCAAGATGAAAGGCCAAGGGTATCACTATGGCCGCCCCGAGCCGGCGGACAAGGTTCGCGAGAGGCTTGCCGATCACGGTCTTCTTGCCGGCCCGTCGGAGCAGGTGGTGGACCTTGCCGAACAGCGCGAGAAGCGCAGCGGCAAGTCTTCGGTAGACCAGCGCGCCGGCTGA
- the dapF gene encoding diaminopimelate epimerase, translating to MRVPFIKMHGLGNDFVVLDARVDDVPELTGETVRRLADRFTGIGCDQLILLAPSADADFAMRIFNHDGGEVGACGNATRAVAMLHGKEARIATAGGLLLASPTQGGASVDMGVPRFDWEAIPLAYPMDTLSMPVAWDMLENPGAVNVGNPHVIFFADDTDAVPLDRLGPEIENDPLFPERVNVNVATIVAPDHIRLRVWERGAGLTLACGTGACATAVHAMRRRLVEPKVTVTLPGGDLRIEWSEGGSIRMTGPATESFRGSFEWADYA from the coding sequence ATGCGCGTTCCCTTCATCAAGATGCACGGCCTCGGCAACGACTTCGTTGTGCTGGATGCGCGCGTCGACGACGTGCCCGAACTGACCGGCGAAACGGTGCGGCGGCTGGCCGACCGCTTTACCGGTATCGGCTGCGACCAGCTCATTCTTCTCGCGCCGAGCGCGGATGCAGACTTCGCGATGCGCATCTTCAATCACGACGGCGGCGAAGTCGGCGCCTGCGGCAATGCGACCCGCGCCGTTGCCATGCTCCACGGCAAGGAAGCGCGCATCGCCACCGCCGGTGGCCTGCTGCTGGCGTCACCTACCCAAGGCGGGGCGAGCGTGGACATGGGCGTGCCGCGTTTCGACTGGGAAGCGATCCCCCTCGCCTACCCGATGGACACGCTGTCCATGCCGGTCGCCTGGGACATGCTGGAGAACCCCGGCGCAGTGAACGTGGGCAATCCGCATGTAATCTTCTTCGCCGACGATACCGATGCAGTCCCGCTCGATCGTCTCGGCCCCGAGATCGAAAACGATCCGCTGTTCCCCGAACGGGTGAACGTCAATGTGGCCACCATCGTGGCACCCGACCACATTCGCCTGCGGGTTTGGGAACGGGGTGCCGGCCTTACCCTCGCCTGCGGCACGGGTGCCTGTGCCACGGCAGTCCACGCCATGCGCCGCCGCCTTGTCGAGCCCAAGGTCACGGTGACGCTGCCCGGCGGCGATCTCCGGATCGAATGGAGCGAAGGCGGCAGCATTCGCATGACCGGTCCTGCGACCGAAAGCTTCCGCGGCAGCTTCGAATGGGCCGACTACGCATGA
- a CDS encoding MiaB/RimO family radical SAM methylthiotransferase has product MNAPQVVSLGCRLNISESERIRAMLAGETELVVVNSCAVTSEAVRQTRQAIRRARRANPDARLIVTGCAAEVERDAIAAMPEVDGLVANTAKLDPRAWNVPQSPPPVAMQRTRAFVAVQNGCDHACTFCVIPQGRGTSRSLTVDEVVAEVARHVSEGAQEVVLTGVDVTSWGHDLPGRPALGAMVRTVLDSFPELPRLRMSSLDGIEVDEELFELFAAEHRLMPHLHLSLQHGHDLILKRMKRRHSRADAVKLVTELKRRRADIAIGADLIAGFPTETGEHHTANLSIIEELGIVHGHIFPYSPRPGTPAARMPQVEREVVKRRAGELRAGVAKVRAEWLATLVDKPLSVLAERDGTGYSENFARVRMPAGTKAGRIVTIAPKTIEDDLLV; this is encoded by the coding sequence ATGAATGCGCCGCAAGTCGTCTCGCTAGGTTGCCGCCTGAACATTTCCGAAAGCGAACGCATCCGCGCGATGCTGGCGGGCGAGACCGAGCTCGTCGTCGTCAACAGCTGCGCCGTGACCAGCGAGGCGGTGCGTCAGACGCGCCAGGCCATCCGCCGCGCGCGCCGCGCCAATCCCGACGCTCGCCTCATCGTCACCGGTTGCGCCGCCGAGGTGGAGCGTGATGCTATCGCCGCAATGCCGGAGGTCGACGGCCTTGTCGCCAATACCGCCAAGCTAGACCCGCGCGCGTGGAACGTCCCGCAATCGCCGCCGCCGGTAGCCATGCAGCGCACCCGCGCCTTCGTTGCGGTCCAGAACGGCTGCGATCATGCCTGCACCTTCTGCGTCATCCCCCAGGGACGCGGAACCAGCCGCTCGCTGACCGTGGACGAAGTGGTCGCGGAAGTGGCTCGCCATGTTTCGGAAGGCGCGCAGGAGGTCGTCCTGACCGGCGTCGACGTGACTTCATGGGGTCACGACCTGCCCGGCCGACCTGCGCTTGGCGCGATGGTGCGCACCGTACTCGACAGCTTTCCCGAATTGCCGCGCCTGCGCATGTCCTCGCTCGACGGGATCGAGGTGGACGAGGAACTGTTCGAGCTGTTCGCGGCCGAGCACCGCCTCATGCCGCATCTCCATCTTTCGCTGCAGCACGGCCACGATCTCATCCTGAAGCGCATGAAGCGCCGGCACAGCCGCGCCGATGCCGTGAAACTCGTAACGGAACTCAAACGTCGCCGGGCTGACATCGCCATCGGGGCCGACCTCATCGCCGGTTTCCCGACCGAAACCGGGGAACACCACACTGCGAACCTGTCGATCATTGAAGAACTCGGCATCGTGCACGGGCATATCTTCCCCTACTCTCCGCGACCCGGAACACCTGCCGCGCGCATGCCGCAGGTGGAGCGGGAGGTGGTAAAGCGCCGTGCTGGCGAATTGCGCGCAGGCGTCGCCAAGGTGCGCGCAGAGTGGCTGGCCACGCTCGTCGATAAGCCGCTCTCCGTCCTCGCCGAACGTGACGGGACGGGCTATTCCGAAAACTTCGCACGGGTACGGATGCCCGCGGGTACAAAGGCCGGGCGGATCGTGACGATCGCCCCCAAGACTATCGAGGACGACCTCCTGGTATGA
- the ftsY gene encoding signal recognition particle-docking protein FtsY, translated as MSKPSWTERLFGGFKKTSERLSENLTEVVSKARLDDATLDDVEDALIMSDLGPSAAARIRAKLKDKRFGLEISVQELKEAVAEEIAAILRPVAKPLEITAFPRPQVVLVIGVNGSGKTTTIAKLAHLFKEDDYAVMLAAGDTFRAAAIGQLQTWADRVDVPIVRGPEGGDPASIVFDAVKKGTEIGTDVLIVDTAGRLQNKRELMDELAKIRKVLGRLNPEAPHDVVLVLDATNGQNALSQIDVFKEVAGVTGLVMTKLDGTARGGVLVQAAEQYGLPIHAIGVGEKIDDLRPFDPDLVARVIAGIA; from the coding sequence ATGAGTAAACCCAGCTGGACCGAGCGCCTGTTCGGCGGCTTCAAGAAGACGTCGGAACGCCTGAGCGAAAACCTCACCGAGGTGGTCAGCAAGGCGCGGCTCGACGATGCCACGCTCGACGATGTCGAAGATGCGCTGATCATGTCGGACCTCGGCCCGAGTGCCGCCGCGCGCATCCGCGCCAAGCTCAAGGACAAGCGCTTCGGCCTCGAAATCAGCGTGCAGGAACTGAAGGAAGCGGTGGCGGAAGAAATCGCCGCCATCCTGCGCCCTGTTGCCAAACCGCTCGAAATCACGGCCTTCCCGCGCCCGCAAGTCGTGCTGGTGATCGGCGTCAATGGCAGTGGCAAGACCACGACGATCGCCAAGCTGGCCCACCTGTTCAAGGAAGACGATTACGCCGTCATGCTGGCGGCAGGCGATACTTTCCGCGCGGCGGCCATCGGCCAGCTCCAGACCTGGGCCGACCGGGTGGACGTGCCCATTGTGCGCGGCCCCGAAGGCGGCGATCCCGCGTCGATCGTGTTCGACGCGGTCAAGAAGGGCACGGAAATCGGCACCGACGTGCTGATTGTCGACACTGCCGGACGCCTGCAGAACAAGCGCGAGCTGATGGACGAGCTGGCAAAGATCCGCAAAGTCCTCGGCCGCCTCAACCCCGAAGCGCCGCACGACGTGGTGCTGGTGCTTGATGCGACCAACGGGCAGAACGCGCTTTCGCAGATCGATGTCTTCAAGGAGGTCGCCGGTGTCACCGGCCTGGTCATGACGAAGCTCGATGGCACGGCACGCGGCGGCGTGCTGGTGCAGGCAGCCGAGCAATACGGCCTGCCCATCCATGCCATCGGCGTGGGCGAGAAAATCGACGACCTGCGCCCGTTCGATCCCGACCTTGTCGCGCGTGTCATCGCGGGGATTGCATGA